The Moorena producens PAL-8-15-08-1 genomic interval GTTTTTTGTTATCCCTTACCTGTTCACGCCAAGAGTATAGCCTGCGATGGGAAACAACTCGTGGGAGCAGACTTATCCGGTCAAGACTTACAGGAAGTCAAAATTACCTATTGCAATTTGGACCAGGCTAACTTAGCCGATGCCAAATTGATCAAAGCATCTATCCAACATACTACCCTGAATAATGCTAATCTCCATGGAGCAGACTTTACCAACAGCGACACCTACAACATTAGCTTCAATGGTGCAGATTTAACTGATGCCATCTTTACTGGTTCCTTACTGCAACGTGCCAGTTTTGATGGGGCTAACATCACTGGTGCTGATTTTAGTAGCACCCTGATCCAACCGGTCAGAGAACGGTTAAAACTCTGCGATGTAGCAAGTGGCGTGAATCCTACCACTGGTGTGGTGACTCGTGACTCTTTAGGGTGTTGGTAACCTGTAATATCAAGTTTGGTTGAATACCTATCATCTAGGGGAGGGTGGGGAGATGGGGAGATGGGGAGATGGGGAGATGGGGAGATCTCATAAGGGTAGGTTTTTAACAAAGACGTGAGGTGTGGGGTGTAGGGGGTGGGGTGTAGGGGGTGGGGGATAAGAAAGCGATGCAGCGCGGTCTTGGGGGAAACCCCCTGTTCCGAAGCTGCATCGCTCTTCAATCATCATTGTCTTGATCCCAAGCGCGAGTGGGGGAAACCCCCGCGTGAAGGTAATGGTGCGCTTGTCTGTACCCCCACACCCCACACCCCACGCCCCACACCCCACACCTGAGGTCAAAGTAAAAAACCTACCCTTATGAGGATGGGGAGATGGGGAGATAGAGCAGATTTTTGTTAAGGGTAATTATCCTGACATGATATAAATTGTTGACTGTTGACTGTTGATGGTCAACGGTCAACAGTCTTGATTGATCGGGCTGACTTGAGCGATGGTATGCTGGATGGTGTTCAAATTTGATAACTGTTTGCTAGAGGAAGGTGCACCTGAAAACTGGTGTTGCGCTTGCGAGTCTTTGGGATGTCTATTAAACGAGTAGGTGTAATTGGTGGAGGACAACTGGCCTGGATGATGGCAATGGCTGCCAAGTCTTTGGGTATTCGGCTAGTGGTTCAAACTCCTAATATTACTGATCCAGCTGTCCGTGTTGCTGCTGAAACTGTCTTTGCTGCTATTGATGATGGGGTCGCTACCGAGCAAATGGCATCTCGCTGTGATGTGATTACCTTTGAGAATGAATTTATTAACCTGGATGCTCTGAAATGTCTGGCAAAGCGGGGAATTTGCTTTTACCCTAGACTAGAAGCTTTAGCGCCACTGTTGGATAAATATGACCAACGCTGCTATTTCGAACGGATTGGTTTACCCCAGCCAGAGTTCATCAGTCTGGAGGGGGAGGTGGGTAAGCAGGAATTAAAGTCCCTAACCTCTTCTCGAACCCCAATCAACCTGAGTGAGTTAGATTTTCCTCTAGTGCTGAAAGCTCGACGCCAAGGTTATGACGGCAAGGGTACGTTTATTATTAAAGACAGTCATAGCTTACAGGAAATTTGGAACCAGTTAGGGAATCAGCCTGTGGTGCTAGAAGAGTTTATTCCCTTTGAACGGGAGTTGGCAGTAATGGCTGCCCGTTCTGTAGATGGGGAGGTGGTGGTTTACCCGGTGGTGGAAACTCAGCAGGAAGAACAGGTGTGTCGGCGAGTGATTGCACCAGCCCAGATTAGCCCAGATACCGTGGCGGAGGTGAATGCGATCGCAAAAACTCTGCTGACTAGTTTAGAGGTAGTGGGAGTCTTTGGAATTGAGTTATTCCTCACTAGCAATAACAAAGTTTTGGTTAATGAAGTGTCCCCTCGTACCCATAATTCTGGGCATTACACCATTGATGCTTGCCAAACTTCTCAATTTGAGCAGCAACTGCGAGCCGTGGTGGGTTTACCCTTAGGTAGCCCACAGATGCATTGTTCTAGTGCAGTAATGGTCAATCTTTTGGGTTATGAATCTTCTCTGGATGATTACCAACAGAAACGGCAGACCTTAGCCAGTTTACCAGGGGCGTTTGTCCATTGGTATGGTAAGACTGAATCCCGTCCAGGACGTAAGTTAGGTCATGTCACAGTTTTGAGTGATGGGAATTCGGTACAAGAGGTAATTGAGAGGGTTGAATCGGTTTGGTACGGTTAATATCCTGTTGAAAGTTAGCCGCTTGTTTGTCAGAATTAAGAATTAAGAATTAAGAATTAAGAATTAAGAATTGAGACTTCTACATTCTGCATTCTGCATTCTACATTCTTAATTCAAAAGATAATTAATAATGATGACTATGCTCAGGAGTAGGGTGGGCAAAGTAATCTAATCTCGAATACTCATTGGAACCAAACTGTTTTTGCCCACCCTACAAATTCCCTGTTCCCAGATCCGCTGTTCCCAGTTATAGAAGTAGGGTGGGCAAAGTAATATAATCATTAATACTGATTGGAACCAAACTGTTTTTGCCCACCCTACAAGCTCCCTACTCCCTACTCCCTACTCCCTACTCCCTTTGCTAAACCTTGATGTTTTTCAAAGCAGTAGATAACTGGCGTAAGCGATCGCTAACTTCTAAATTTACTTCGTGAGCCTTTAAATGATCGGGCATTTCAGCCATTAGTAACGGATTTTCTTCTAACCATTCATTCTGGGCTACTCCTCGCCACACAGCTTCATATCGAATAAAGCGATCGCGCAATTCATCCAGTTCTTGTAGGCAAAATTGCCCAAACCCTGCGGCCTCAAAAATAGCCGAACGCAAATAGGTTTCAAAGGCTTTGAGATCGGTTTCAAGTTCCAATATCACTTCCTCCGCTGAATTGGTAGGTTTTGGTGGCACATCCCCAGAGAGGTCACGAATACCTAATAGCTCATGGCGAAGCTTGGGATCATAGAGCAACTTTGACCCACGATTTACATATCGTCTTAGGACACTGAAAGCCTTTTCTTCACCATTGTAGTAATTATCGACTAGTTCGATATCCGCTCCCAGTCGTTTGACAATACGCTTACGAGTTTCACTCCCTAAAGGGCCAGGAATTAAGGAGTCAGCAACCGGACGGGAAAAACGAAGAAATAACGCCGTCAAACTTCGACTTAAGACTTCCACAAACTGCTCTGGATTACCAATTAGTCGCTGCTCTAATTCCTGAGTTTTCCAGAGTAACGTGGTCAGATAGTCAACTAACGTTAATGCTTCTTCCTTAATTTCCAGAGCCAGGTTATGAGCAATATCTCCTAAGAGGGTGCTAATGGTAGCAGAAAGTTCTTTACGCCAGCTATAGTCAGTTACTTTAGCATCAAATACACCAGAATGAGTTTCTTTAAATATTCGCTGTTTTCTTTGTTCGTTATCGGTCTTGATTTCTTCAATTTTGGTTTCAATATCCTGGAGATATCGAGACCGAAATTTTTCTACGACATCTGAGGTGAGCGATTCTTCCTCTTCTGCCGTAGACTTCCGAATATTATCATTATAATAGTCGCTTAGGTCTGCTTTAATGGTTTTCCACTTTTCTTCCCACCACTGGGAAAACTCAATACGACGTTGATTTTCTTGTAATCGCTGGGCTTCGGCTGGATTATCTGGATATCGCTTACTAACGATATCAAAAATTTCTTTTGATGTTGTTAGTATTGTGGTGATTAAAGCATCACAACGTTTTTCTAAAACAGTAACCCGTTCATTATTAATATAATCAGTAATGCGAGCCTTGATTTCCTGGATACCAGTCGCTTCGTGTCTTAAGGCTTCCTCATCTTTGATACCTGTCAGAGAGTTAAGCTTATTTAAAATTGATTCCGGACTCCCAACGCATTTGAATGTTTGTTCATTAGCCAAACCATTTAAGACTAAATAAGCTCCGGCTGAACCATGGACAATTCGCTGAGGAGGTAATTGTGCTCGTCGATACCAATCTTTTGATGCTACATCCAGATGGTCTTGAAGAGCTGCTGGACTAGCAAACTGATCAATCCGACTCAAGAAAACAAACAGTTTATCTCCAAGGTTTACATTCTTGTCACCCTGCTCAGTAAACTCAAGAATTTGAAGTTCTGCACCCCGAATACTAGAAAATTGCTGCACCACAATCACAGCATCACAATCTGAGAGCATTTCTCTAGATTCCTCTATATGCTTGGCTAAACCTGAGTCTAATCCAGGCACATCATAGAAAACAATACCTTCAGCCTGGGCTAGTTTATTGGTATACAGTCTAGCTTCTAATACTGCATGGGCGTATTGCTCATCAGCAACATACTTGTTAAGGTCTTTGTTAATGTCTTCAAGGCGAGTAAATGGGATAGTTTTCCGACCTTCGCTACGAACTTGTCTTAAGGTGTCTTGATATTTTAGGATTGTCTCTAAATCTTGTTTGGCTCCATCTCTATGCTTAGAATTACTCTTAGACTCTGACTCCAGTTCATGCAACAGACTAGTAAATTGTTCCTCGGTTTTAGGCTCAACTTCTAGCCTTTGCTGAGAATCTTGTTCAACGGAATAAATTTGTGTCGTTGTAAAAGTACAACGTCCTGCTTTTGCTGGCAGTAAATCACAATCTAACCAGGCATTGACAAAGGTACTTTTTCCGGCCTTTTCCAAGCCCACAACAGCAATGCGAAATTCTCGCTTCTTCAAGCGTTCAAGCTGACGACGAGCGGGTTTTTCTTCTTCCAACAGAACCTCTTTGAGGTGAGCAGGAACTCCCGCTTGAGGAAGCTTGGCTAAATCAAGGGCGTGTCGCAACACAGTTAAGGCGTCACCCAAACGAGTTTCATAATAGGATGAAGCAGTTTTCCAATCCATTTTTATAATCTATTTTATAGCGTTTATTGCATGTATGAGGTACAGTAATCAACCTCAAAGTCCCCCTTTTTAAAGGGGATTTAGGGGAATCTCTTGGTACCTTATGGGAAACAGAATTGCTATAATTCCTTAGAGGATATCTGAAAAGTTTTTTTATACTGAATTTTGCCCCCCTAGCCCCCCAATTCTGGGGGGAACAAGAGTCAATTTGCTTCTAAAAGTCCCCCAAAATTGGGGGATTTAGGGGGCTTGGATGTAGCAAATGAGACTTCTCAGACAACCTCTTAAGCACAAATGAAATTTTCTAAACCATCTAGGTTGATAAGACGTGCAATTTTATCGATTTGAGCACCACCATCAGGTAGCTTCTTCTTAAGACTGTATTTGGCCTTCTGACGAATCATATCTTCACCTTCAGGAATTCTCAGCTGGATATAAGCATATTCTTCACTGGCATAATTGATATTTCCTGGATTGAGATTTAGGTTGACTTTTTTGTCAATAGCTTCGATTGAACGATCACATAAAAAATAAGACGCAGAGGAGATAAGTTTTTCAACACGATTTGAGGTAATCGGATAACCTTGATTCAAGCCACTTAATTGATGAGAAGGAACCACTAAGCACAAAACAGAAGGCTTTCTTGGTAATTCATTAACCCTAGGTTGAGCTTGCTCTAAATATCGGTTTCTACCTTGTTCTTGAGGTGGCCTTAGATTTTGCCTTTGATTTAATTGCCGTCTTTGCTCTGATTGTTTAACTGCAATATATAAGGCAGTAAGTATAAAAGCTACAATAATTATCCCTGTCAAAATTTCGGTATTATCTTTAACTGGGGCAAAAAAATTAGCAAATTCCACTGCTTGACGCTCCGCTTGCTCTATCATTTTGGCGATTCCCTCTAGTAAAGGAATTTGAAATATAGATAAATCCTTAATTGGACTGAATAAGAAAGATTTACAAAACTTGAATTCATTGTTGAGAGTCGAATTTTTATCTATCCCAAAATAGTGACAAATATCTTCACTATTCTCTGGGTCTATATACTTTATCGCTGCATATAGATACCCCCGGTCACGATTTTTAATAGCCGCATAAATTTCCTTGAACTGCTGTTGATAGGTTTCTAGGGGGTCTTGGTAGTCTTTCCAAATTTCATTGCCGTACTCATCATTGTGCATAGTATCGAAATTATTAGCTTAAACAGGTTAGTTTATTCCCTTATAAAATCAAGATAAACTACCTCAGCACTTTTCCAGCTTTTTTAATATTATCCTCAAGTTGTTTAGCTTCTAGTTGTAGGGGATTCCAGATCGATAAGTCTTGTTGATGAGACAGTGTAGCTTGATCGTGGGCTTTGTCGAGCCGCTCTTGATAACGGTCTACAATTTCTTTTTGAGAAGACTCAACCCCACTTATAAAGCTATTGATTTGAGATATAAACCAATGGGCGACCTGACTATAAATTTCTACTTCTGCCTGATTTTTTTGTAGTAGCCATCCTTTGAGCATGTCTTCGGTTTTTGGTAACTGAGCATTATCACTAGAGCGTTTTTTAATTTTTGTCTTATATACTATTCTTTCATAAAGCCAGAGAGACCACCAGTCTCTTTTATATTTCGGAACTTTAACATAGTCTAACCATGTACCTTCTACAATTGGAAATCCTGCTTTAAATTCAAACCTTGGCTCAAGTTCAATGTCGATTTTTACCAATTGTAACCTGGAAAAGCTAATCCCTATATTAGGGGCAATACTGCTCATTCCTTCTTCCAGAATAGATAAGTAAGCATTCAACAAGGTTTCTAAAGCATCACGCACTCTCCTCATTTCTCGCTCTAATATTTTTTTTACTGCTTCATTGATCAAAAGCTTTAAGATATCAGCTAATTGATTCAAATTATCATTGAGGTTGCTGAGATTACGTTTTTCTTGGTTCGTACGTGCTTCGATCTCCTTTCCATTCTCAGCTACTTCAGGAGAATATCCTAATTCAATTAAATTTTTAATTGTTCCTTCTAAAAGATTGAACATGGTCGGATTAGCTGCTTGAAGGGTTTTACTGTCTAAGCATAGTTTTCCGTTATCCAAAGACTTAATGACAGGTTCCAATATTTCCTCTACCCCTTCTGTCATGGCTTTTCGCCATCCATAAAGGGGCACTAAGCTGTCTGCACGCTCTTGATAAGAGCCTGCTCTTAGTTCGTTAATAATACCGACAATAATCTGATCGGCTTTGGCTCTAGGATCGGTTGATTCCTGCTCTGCTGAAGAGCTTTGGTCACTTTCGTTTTCGTTAAGGATACCTTTTAGAGCATTTTCAATTTGTTCAAAAGGGCCTCTTAGTTCTTTAGCTTTTTGTGAAATAAACTGACTAATGTGTTGCTGAATTCGGAAAATATTGTTACATTCTTTTTGGTAGTCTTCTTCTGAGCTATTAATGAAAGCATAAGTTGTTTGTATAGCCCACTCTGTTACTGCATTACCTGCTTTAGCTTTAAAGCGGTCTATAATTTGTGGAATAACTAATTGTGGAAAATGTTGATCGATATGCTCTTTCAGATATTTGTGAAATTCTTTTGCGTAAGAGGCTTCCCAAACCGTCTTGGCAACACGGTGGCGCTCATGGTGTTCCCATCGTTCTACTTTTCTGGGTAAATCTTCTATAATATCTTCTGGAATTAAGAAGTTAAACATACTGTCAATTTTTCTACAGGCTTGAGTACTTTTTTGTTGATTAGCACTGTTCATTTGTATTGACAATAGCGCTGGTAATGCACTCATTTTTATAACTTGTAAAGCACTAATATCTTCTTGATACTCTTCCAGATCCTTAGTTAACTTCTGTTTGATATCGTGAACAGTTCTTTTGAAAAACTCTCTTTCACTATCCGGCCAATTTTGGTCTTTACGAAACTCATCAATCCGATTCAGCACAAAGAGCATCCGGGCTGGTGAGCCTCCTAGTTCTTTGACCTGATCAACCACTTCTTGGAGTAAGTTACTAACTTTTTGTCTATCGGTTTCTGCACTATTATAGGTAACTATACATAAAGCTTCTTTACATTTTCTAATCACAGAGCCATTCCCTTCATCACCCACATGAGCTAAACCGGGAAGATCCATGATTCGCACTTTGGTTTTTTCAGGCAAATCAAGCAGGTTAGGATTGGCTACAAGCCGGAAAGGGTAATATATCGTTGTTTGTGGACAAGCAACACTGGTTTTTCCGTCTCGATTAGCTTGAAGATAGGACTTCATGACTTGGTCTAAACGGTAATAAATGTCTTCGTCGGTAAGATTGCGCCATTCTCCACATTCCCAACGTGCCCCTGGAGTTTGATCAATTTTCAGAGATTTGGTTTCACTGTATTCTACAATCACGACCCCTGCACTCATTTCTTGTACAGCAACTGGAACAATTTCTGCCCCACACAAGAAGTTGACCAGGGTACTTTTACCACTGCTAGTTGTCCCGGTTGTCGCTAAGGTAAGAACCGGTTCACTAAGTTCTTTCACTAATGCACTTACCGCTATCTGGAATTCGAGGTTTAAACCTTCGAGTTCAGTATGGTAGTCTGGGGGTAGCTGCTCACGGATTTTATCTTGAAAACTACACCATTCCTTATTAATATTATTGATTGATTCTTCAACAGCTTCAAAAATATTTTTGATGTTGCTTCTCATTATGCTCAAAGCCTTTAGTGTTGAGTTGTAACGATGGTATAGAAACTACTCTGACCTTAAAAGTAGCCGAAAACAGTCTATAGGGGTTATTTCTTTTTACTTAAGCTTTTAGTTAGTTTTTAAATAGCTCTTAATCTAAGAGTAGCCTAACTTAATATAAGACTGTCAAGGTAAATGGCTAAATGAAATATTTGTGAATCCAGGTAAGGACAATGAAGAAATTACTATTGGATTATTGGTGATGATAGAGTATAGGGTTTCCTGTACGAGATGTAAACTTGTATGGTCTTTTGTTATTGGACAATAAAACTTTACCCAGGCGTAGCCTCTCTCAGGAAGGGTTACGCCTGGGTTTCTTTTGCATGAATGCCTATTGCCTTTTGCCGTCTTGATGCAGTCGCTCATGGGGGAAACCCCCAAGACCGCGCTGCATCGCTATTGCCTCTTGCCTTTTTAAGCAATACCTATGTTTACAACCGACATCCAAACCTGCTGATTATGTCTGTGATGGACTGGTAGTTTCAGGGTCTAAGGGAGTATCTGAAGTGGATTTCTTGCTAACCCAAGCGGTAATAATATGAGAAAGTAGTCCGATGGGTCCTGCAAATAAGCACAGAATTAGGGAGTGAATAGTCCAAATCCCAGCCTGTTGCCCTTGCCAATAAATCCAACGCCCTACAAACAAGTCCAAAACTAGGAAGTGTATCCAGCCAGTAGCAGCAACGGTTTCGTCAGTGACATACTCCTACACTGAATCAAAGATTACAGTGTGGGCTTCTTTCCAACTCCACCTATTGGTTCGGATACTCGGGAAGCTTTACTTCTGACGGGATGCCCCACCGCCAATTTCAATATATTGATCGCCGCATTTACATCTCGGTCTTCTGTGTATCCACAGTGAGGGCAACAATGGATGCGGTCTTTCAATTTTTTAGGTACTTTTGTTCCACAATTAGAACAGTTTTGACTGGTATTATGAGGATTCACTGCAACTGTAATCAAACCAGCATTTTCGGCTTTGTTTGACAAAACACACAGGAATTGACCCCACCCAGCATCAAGAATAGACTTGGCCATTTTAGTCTTAGCCAAACCCTTAATGTTTAACTTTTCATAAGCGACTAAATCATAGTTTTCTAGTAGATTTTTAGCAGTTTTAAAATGAAAATCTTTTCGGGTGTCAGCAACCTTTTTATGAGCTTTCCCTAGTTTGTTTACAGTTTTTTTTCGATTATTGCTTCCTTTTTTAGATCTACTAACAGCTTTTTGGATTTTCTTTAAACGTTTTTGAGCTTTCCGATAGTATTGAGGAATTGGTATTTCAGTGCCATCGGATTTGGTTAAGAAGGACTTGAGGCCCATGTCTATCCGTCTATCCGGGAGCATGTCACTTATGCAGAGCATTTGTACTAGAGGTAGATTATCTGTTGTCTGCTTTATCTAAATAAAACATAAAAGAGACTGTTGATCGGCACTTATGTCCTACACTGTGAAGTGCGGAGCGATGTGCTATTAGTATTTTGAATAGAGTTGAATTTAATGGGCGAGTTCTATTATAATCCCTCAACTAGGCCAAATCTGTGAATAATTTCATGAGTTTTGGGATAATTCACAGGTCCGATAAGAGTGAGTTTTCTCGTTAGTTAATGAAGCGTGTTTTTACTGAAAACCTGCTTAAAGATTGTTATTGAGATAAGCACATCGATGTTTGAGAACTTGAGGCACATTTTCAGGTTTCCACTGTGCTCCAGAAATCTTCAGTCGTCGGTCAATTTGTTTAACTGTAGATTCAACAGCTCCTGAAGCAATGGAACAAATTGAATTCTCTTGATAGTATTTATAGTTAATAATACGCTCTCGATGATTCTGTAAATAATTACAGAAGTTTTCGGCTTGTTTTTTAGTCAAAGCAGAAATCAAGTTAAGAGTTTCATCAACGTTACCTAACCACAATAAACTTTTAGCTTTTTTCAATCTTTTCAGTGAACCACCGACCTTATGTAAATTTTCAACTAAGTGAAACCAATCAATAATTTCCCGTTTTTTTCCTGGACAATTAAATTGTTTAACAATATTCCAAATCCCAGGATGCCCGTCTCCCAGGCAATTCAGTGGGTTTGATAACCGTTGCTGATTCACCCAATTTATTAATTCCTCATTTTCTAAAAACCAAGCTTTTCTCGTGGATTTATTCACACAGATTGCCTTATAATCTTTCCAGAGACAAGGTTCTCCTTTTTTTGGCGTTCTTAACCTTACTTTTCCTCCATCTACACTCACTTCTTCAATATCTTTACTACAGTCATTGTCAGGAAATTTATAGCGATGTACTAGCCTTTGTTGTGTTTTGGCTGAGATTTTAATTCCTGTATAGTATTCAATATCTCTGGCAGCATTCTCATAAGATACATTGGCGCTTGCTCGAACACAACACTGCTCTAAACAGGGACTTATTCTTTGGTTAGTTTCGAGATTTAATCGGATGGCTTGCTTTTCGGTTATTGGTAGTTTTCCAATGATACTCTTTAATGTTCTCAGTCTTCCGGCCTCGGTTTTTGTCGTTTCTTTGATAAAAAAAAACCGATTTTTGGTGTGATCTAATCTAAAGTTTTCTCTCTCACAGTTTCTTCTATTCCCGCCATTGTGTCTAGTTTGGTCGGATCAGAGTCCTCATAAAGAATCTTGGCAATTGCTTGAAGATACTCGTTGAGCTCTTTTTGCTTTTCAGGGGTCATTTTGGGATTAATTCTTAATTTTTTAGGTAGCCAGACATAGATAACATCAATTTCATCATTTTGTCAAGTAGTTCATTTGTTCTGCAAGTTTGACCTGCTCCCTGTCTATCCCGACAGGATTAGACACGCTATCTACTGGCATAACATCCGGAACAGATTCATCTTGGATAGACAGCGTGACATAGTACCCGTCAGCTTTTCGGGTTATTGTAGCTGTCTTAACCTTGAACCCTTCTGGAATAGGTCGGTGATAAATTATTTTGACTTTTCCAAACTTAGGAAGAGTCAAAATGTTGCCATTTATAGGATTCTTGCTAAGAGAGGGAAAAGTAAAAGACTTGTATCTGTTTTTGCCTTTGAATCGAGGTCTCCCGCTCTTTTTCCCATTACTGTCGCCCTTAATAAAACGCTTAAAAGTCAGATCAACTCTCTTCACGCAGTCTTGTAGGACTTGAGATTGAACCACCTTGTACCAAGGTCTGTCTTTCTTTAACTGAGGAAGAGTTCTCTTTTGAGAGAAATAATCAG includes:
- a CDS encoding dynamin family protein; this encodes MDWKTASSYYETRLGDALTVLRHALDLAKLPQAGVPAHLKEVLLEEEKPARRQLERLKKREFRIAVVGLEKAGKSTFVNAWLDCDLLPAKAGRCTFTTTQIYSVEQDSQQRLEVEPKTEEQFTSLLHELESESKSNSKHRDGAKQDLETILKYQDTLRQVRSEGRKTIPFTRLEDINKDLNKYVADEQYAHAVLEARLYTNKLAQAEGIVFYDVPGLDSGLAKHIEESREMLSDCDAVIVVQQFSSIRGAELQILEFTEQGDKNVNLGDKLFVFLSRIDQFASPAALQDHLDVASKDWYRRAQLPPQRIVHGSAGAYLVLNGLANEQTFKCVGSPESILNKLNSLTGIKDEEALRHEATGIQEIKARITDYINNERVTVLEKRCDALITTILTTSKEIFDIVSKRYPDNPAEAQRLQENQRRIEFSQWWEEKWKTIKADLSDYYNDNIRKSTAEEEESLTSDVVEKFRSRYLQDIETKIEEIKTDNEQRKQRIFKETHSGVFDAKVTDYSWRKELSATISTLLGDIAHNLALEIKEEALTLVDYLTTLLWKTQELEQRLIGNPEQFVEVLSRSLTALFLRFSRPVADSLIPGPLGSETRKRIVKRLGADIELVDNYYNGEEKAFSVLRRYVNRGSKLLYDPKLRHELLGIRDLSGDVPPKPTNSAEEVILELETDLKAFETYLRSAIFEAAGFGQFCLQELDELRDRFIRYEAVWRGVAQNEWLEENPLLMAEMPDHLKAHEVNLEVSDRLRQLSTALKNIKV
- a CDS encoding dynamin family protein; translation: MRSNIKNIFEAVEESINNINKEWCSFQDKIREQLPPDYHTELEGLNLEFQIAVSALVKELSEPVLTLATTGTTSSGKSTLVNFLCGAEIVPVAVQEMSAGVVIVEYSETKSLKIDQTPGARWECGEWRNLTDEDIYYRLDQVMKSYLQANRDGKTSVACPQTTIYYPFRLVANPNLLDLPEKTKVRIMDLPGLAHVGDEGNGSVIRKCKEALCIVTYNSAETDRQKVSNLLQEVVDQVKELGGSPARMLFVLNRIDEFRKDQNWPDSEREFFKRTVHDIKQKLTKDLEEYQEDISALQVIKMSALPALLSIQMNSANQQKSTQACRKIDSMFNFLIPEDIIEDLPRKVERWEHHERHRVAKTVWEASYAKEFHKYLKEHIDQHFPQLVIPQIIDRFKAKAGNAVTEWAIQTTYAFINSSEEDYQKECNNIFRIQQHISQFISQKAKELRGPFEQIENALKGILNENESDQSSSAEQESTDPRAKADQIIVGIINELRAGSYQERADSLVPLYGWRKAMTEGVEEILEPVIKSLDNGKLCLDSKTLQAANPTMFNLLEGTIKNLIELGYSPEVAENGKEIEARTNQEKRNLSNLNDNLNQLADILKLLINEAVKKILEREMRRVRDALETLLNAYLSILEEGMSSIAPNIGISFSRLQLVKIDIELEPRFEFKAGFPIVEGTWLDYVKVPKYKRDWWSLWLYERIVYKTKIKKRSSDNAQLPKTEDMLKGWLLQKNQAEVEIYSQVAHWFISQINSFISGVESSQKEIVDRYQERLDKAHDQATLSHQQDLSIWNPLQLEAKQLEDNIKKAGKVLR
- a CDS encoding 5-(carboxyamino)imidazole ribonucleotide synthase codes for the protein MSIKRVGVIGGGQLAWMMAMAAKSLGIRLVVQTPNITDPAVRVAAETVFAAIDDGVATEQMASRCDVITFENEFINLDALKCLAKRGICFYPRLEALAPLLDKYDQRCYFERIGLPQPEFISLEGEVGKQELKSLTSSRTPINLSELDFPLVLKARRQGYDGKGTFIIKDSHSLQEIWNQLGNQPVVLEEFIPFERELAVMAARSVDGEVVVYPVVETQQEEQVCRRVIAPAQISPDTVAEVNAIAKTLLTSLEVVGVFGIELFLTSNNKVLVNEVSPRTHNSGHYTIDACQTSQFEQQLRAVVGLPLGSPQMHCSSAVMVNLLGYESSLDDYQQKRQTLASLPGAFVHWYGKTESRPGRKLGHVTVLSDGNSVQEVIERVESVWYG
- a CDS encoding pentapeptide repeat-containing protein: MGADLSGQDLQEVKITYCNLDQANLADAKLIKASIQHTTLNNANLHGADFTNSDTYNISFNGADLTDAIFTGSLLQRASFDGANITGADFSSTLIQPVRERLKLCDVASGVNPTTGVVTRDSLGCW